The following are encoded in a window of Pieris napi chromosome 23, ilPieNapi1.2, whole genome shotgun sequence genomic DNA:
- the LOC125061583 gene encoding splicing factor YJU2 translates to MSERKVLNKYYPPDFDPSKIPRMKLAKNRQYTVRLMAPFNMRCATCGEYIYKGKKFNARKEDVENEDYLGIRIYRFYIKCTRCLQEISFKTDPKNTDYEIEAGATRNFMALKLAEEQAKREEEEQKEEEANNPMKLLEYRTEQSRQEIELLESLEELKELNRRQRTVDYEGMLKQYQPETTEQRIAREEQEDNEFIKSVKFTNTKPKVVAEEIIEDVEEPAAKHIKMEDPPPKPQAKTESWNRSIGVISKKNPLANLVRSKKADASEAKATVSSSEKAPESKPSGLSLLADYSGSDSDT, encoded by the exons ATGTCGGAAAGAAAAGTATTGAAT AAATACTATCCTCCTGATTTCGATCCATCGAAGATTCCTCGCATGAAATTGGCAAAAAATCGCCAATATACAGTCCGTCTTATGGCCCCATTCAACATGCGATGTGCCACTTGTGGGGAGTACAtttataaaggaaaaaaattcaACGCTCGTAAGGAGGATGTAGAAAATGAAGATTATTTGGGTATACGGATATATcggttttatattaaa TGCACAAGGTGTCTTCAAGagatttcatttaaaactgACCCTAAAAACACAGATTATGAAATAGAGGCTGGTGCTACTAGAAATTTCATGGCTCTGAAATTAGCAGAGGAGCAAGCTAAGCGAGAGGAAGAAGAACAAAAGGAGGAGGAAGCTAATAATCCTATGAAACTTTTAG AATACAGAACAGAGCAATCGAGACAAGAAATTGAGTTGTTGGAAAGCTTAGAAGAGTTGAAGGAGTTAAATCGGAGACAGAGGACTGTTGATTATGAAGGAATGTTGAAACAATATCAGCCAGAAACAACGGAACAAAGAATAGCTAGAGAGGAACAGGAAGACAAtgaatttataaa ATCCGTCAAATTCACCAACACAAAACCGAAAGTGGTCGCAGAAGAAATAATTGAAGACGTGGAAGAACCGGCAGCAAAACATATTAAGATGGAAGACCCGCCGCCAAAACCTCAAGCAAAAACGGAATCTTGGAACAGGAGTATCGGtgttatttcaaagaaaaatccCTTAGCAAATCTCGTGAGAAGCAAAAAGGCAGATGCGAGTGAAGCAAAGGCCACGGTCTCGAGCAGTGAAAAGGCGCCGGAGAGTAAACCTTCCGGTCTCTCCTTGTTGGCCGATTACTCTGGGAGTGATAGCGATACATAG